Proteins encoded by one window of Roseibium sp. Sym1:
- a CDS encoding selenium-binding protein SBP56-related protein, with translation MNLRPDPSFYPTARMAMEAPVEKLAFTLMLSPDFSRPDGLAVVNVDPDSPDYSKIVHTVLMPNKGDEFHHFGWNACSSALSPLTGHAFLERRYLIIPGIRSSRIYVIDVKEPLKAKIHKIIEPEEVFAKTGYSRPHTIHCGPEGIYVSTLGGGGPDGTDGPPGIFIMDCETFDILGRYEMDRGIQDKHYDFWWNLPRDYMVSSEWGLPPQFENGIVAEDLLSNKYGHKIHFWDLRGRKNIQTIDLGENHQMALEIRPAHDPAKQYGFCGVVVDTTNLQGAIFTWWRKDDGTFEAKKTITIDPQPADPADLPDLLKGFSAVPPLVTDIDLSLDDRYLYVACWGTGEMHQYDVSDPMNPTLAGKVEIGGIVKKTKHPNGKTFGYGPQMVEISRDGQRVYWTNSLYSTWDDQFYPGEGGAAMVMARATAGGGLTLDPDFWVDFPEGYRSHQIRLEGGDCSTDSFCFPSV, from the coding sequence ATGAATTTGAGACCAGATCCGAGTTTTTACCCGACCGCCAGAATGGCAATGGAAGCACCGGTCGAGAAACTGGCCTTCACCCTGATGCTCAGTCCGGATTTCTCCCGGCCAGACGGTCTGGCGGTGGTCAATGTGGATCCCGATAGTCCCGACTACAGCAAGATCGTGCATACCGTTTTGATGCCGAACAAGGGCGACGAGTTCCATCACTTCGGCTGGAATGCCTGTTCTTCGGCCCTGTCGCCACTGACCGGGCACGCCTTTCTCGAACGCCGTTACCTGATCATCCCGGGCATCCGCTCGTCGCGCATCTACGTGATCGATGTGAAGGAGCCGCTGAAGGCGAAGATCCACAAGATCATCGAACCGGAAGAAGTGTTCGCCAAGACAGGCTATTCCCGCCCGCACACCATCCATTGCGGTCCGGAGGGGATCTATGTCTCGACCCTCGGCGGCGGCGGGCCGGACGGCACTGACGGTCCGCCGGGCATCTTCATCATGGATTGCGAGACCTTCGACATCCTCGGCCGCTACGAGATGGATCGCGGCATCCAGGACAAGCACTATGATTTCTGGTGGAACCTGCCGCGCGACTACATGGTTTCCTCCGAATGGGGACTGCCGCCGCAATTCGAGAACGGCATCGTCGCGGAGGATCTTCTGTCCAACAAATACGGCCACAAGATCCATTTCTGGGACCTGCGGGGGCGCAAGAACATCCAGACCATCGATCTGGGTGAAAACCATCAGATGGCCCTGGAAATCCGGCCGGCACATGACCCCGCCAAACAGTATGGGTTCTGCGGTGTCGTGGTCGACACGACCAACCTGCAAGGGGCGATCTTCACCTGGTGGCGCAAGGACGACGGCACTTTCGAGGCCAAGAAGACCATCACCATCGACCCGCAGCCGGCCGATCCGGCGGACCTTCCGGACCTCCTGAAAGGTTTCTCCGCGGTGCCGCCCCTGGTGACGGATATCGACCTGAGTCTCGACGACAGGTATCTCTACGTGGCCTGCTGGGGAACGGGCGAGATGCATCAGTATGATGTCTCCGATCCGATGAATCCCACGTTGGCCGGCAAGGTGGAGATCGGCGGTATCGTCAAGAAGACGAAACATCCAAACGGCAAGACGTTCGGTTACGGACCGCAGATGGTCGAGATCAGCCGGGACGGCCAGCGGGTCTACTGGACCAATTCGCTCTATTCCACCTGGGACGACCAGTTCTATCCGGGAGAGGGCGGCGCCGCCATGGTGATGGCACGGGCCACGGCCGGTGGCGGGCTGACGCTCGATCCGGATTTCTGGGTGGACTTTCCGGAAGGCTACCGGTCCCACCAGATCCGGCTTGAGGGCGGTGACTGCTCGACCGACAGTTTCTGCTTTCCGTCGGTCTAG